One window of Papaver somniferum cultivar HN1 chromosome 9, ASM357369v1, whole genome shotgun sequence genomic DNA carries:
- the LOC113312735 gene encoding uncharacterized protein LOC113312735, which yields MKIKIREWNWNVFGDVRLKMQKAEEDVKATSLLSDRNPEDITLLNNLVTARGRQELANEQYKAILHQKSREKWLKEGTTNTISFHTSVKIRQATNAISELEEDSGSIVIDQKRITHILEQHFENKFKYQEVNMADEIFDATPELITQDDNRMMEAIPTNEEIRAVVFQLKAYSAPGPYGFPSFFYKFHGI from the coding sequence atgaagatCAAAATTAGAGAATGGAACTGGAATGTTTTTGGGGATGTCAGGCTGAAAATGCAAAAAGCTGAAGAAGATGTTAAAGCAACATCATTACTATCTGATAGAAACCCTGAAGATATTACTTTGTTGAATAACTTGGTAACTGCAAGAGGAAGGCAAGAATTAGCAAATGAACAATACAAAGCCATACTTCATCAAAAATCTAGAGAAAAATGGCTGAAAGAAGGAACAACAAATACAATATCTTTTCATACTTCAGTGAAGATCAGACAAGCCACAAATGCAATTTCTGAACTAGAAGAAGACTCTGGATCTATAGTCATTGATCAGAAAAGAATAACACATATTTtggagcaacattttgagaacaAGTTTAAATATCAAGAGGTTAATATGGCTGATGAAATATTTGATGCTACCCCAGAATTAATTACTCAAGATGATAATAGAATGATGGAAGCAATTCCTACTAATGAGGAGATAAGAGCAGTTGTTTTCCAGTTAAAGGCATATAGTGCACCTGGACCATATGGGTTTCCAAGTTTCTTTTACAAATTTCATGGGATATAA